The proteins below come from a single Oerskovia jenensis genomic window:
- a CDS encoding copper transporter, protein MIDFRYHIVSLISVFLALAVGIILGAGPLQGAIGDQLTGQVEQLRLERNELRDQLDATNLEAADNQEFIVAAGPQLVAGSLQDRRVAVVDLGEVDGDRYEAVQKQLESAGASVVGHVRLHGAWTAEDQADARKAVATEVTNLVSGVEEAGTDEKLAAALTTSLSAKQLAAPEARTSEAVLIEQKLAEAELIEVVQQQDVPADVVLLLEPQPAAVPAADATKEASVDEAKAYAVDIEVLLAQAAQARSDGSLVAGSTPVPGDLISTITADADLAAVLSTVSGIEEAAGQISVPLALAARLGDKVGQYGFEDGATAVIPPAVQLPPVDRTPLGAAPGTAGDAGTAGDTGTAGDTGTAGEQTEG, encoded by the coding sequence GTGATCGACTTCAGGTACCACATCGTCTCGTTGATCTCGGTCTTCCTGGCGCTGGCGGTCGGGATCATCCTGGGCGCCGGGCCGCTGCAGGGCGCGATCGGCGACCAGCTCACGGGACAGGTCGAGCAGCTGCGCCTCGAGCGCAACGAGCTGCGTGACCAGCTCGACGCGACGAACCTGGAAGCGGCCGACAACCAGGAGTTCATCGTCGCCGCCGGCCCGCAGCTCGTCGCCGGCTCGCTCCAGGACCGTCGGGTCGCCGTGGTCGACCTCGGTGAGGTCGACGGCGACCGCTACGAGGCCGTGCAGAAGCAGCTCGAGAGCGCCGGCGCGAGCGTCGTCGGGCACGTCCGTCTGCACGGGGCCTGGACCGCCGAGGACCAGGCCGACGCGCGCAAGGCCGTGGCGACCGAGGTGACGAACCTCGTGTCCGGCGTCGAGGAGGCAGGGACCGACGAGAAGCTCGCCGCTGCGCTCACCACGTCGCTCAGCGCCAAGCAGCTCGCCGCCCCCGAGGCCCGGACCTCGGAGGCCGTGCTGATCGAGCAGAAGCTGGCCGAGGCCGAGCTCATCGAGGTCGTGCAGCAGCAGGACGTGCCCGCCGACGTCGTCCTCCTGCTCGAGCCCCAGCCCGCAGCCGTCCCCGCGGCCGACGCGACCAAGGAGGCGTCGGTCGACGAGGCGAAGGCCTACGCGGTCGACATCGAGGTCCTGCTCGCCCAGGCCGCGCAGGCCCGGTCGGACGGTTCGCTCGTCGCCGGCTCGACCCCCGTGCCTGGCGACCTGATCTCCACGATCACGGCCGACGCCGACCTCGCGGCGGTGCTCTCGACCGTGAGCGGCATCGAGGAGGCGGCCGGTCAGATCTCGGTCCCGCTGGCTCTCGCGGCGCGTCTGGGCGACAAGGTCGGGCAGTACGGCTTCGAGGACGGCGCGACGGCGGTCATCCCGCCGGCCGTCCAGCTCCCGCCCGTGGACCGTACGCCCCTGGGCGCCGCCCCGGGCACTGCCGGCGACGCAGGTACCGCAGGCGACACCGGCACGGCAGGCGACACCGGCACGGCCGGCGAGCAGACGGAAGGCTGA
- the steA gene encoding putative cytokinetic ring protein SteA — protein MRITLRRTTSDATEPGTSGPARVDARTKALTKRLKPGDVAVIDHLDIDRVAADALVTAKPLAVLNAAKSISGRYPNLGPEILVDAGIILIDDLGGGIMSISDGRVLRLEDGKVYAGEDLLAEGVRQTPETIAVSLDEARAGLSEEIERFAENTMDYMRRERELLLDGVGVPDIRTVIEGRQVLIVVRGYHYREDLATLRPYIKEYRPLLIGVDGGADAILDAGWKPDMIVGDMDSVSDRALSCGAEIVVHAYRDGKAPGLERVQALGVEPVVFPATGTSEDIAMLMADDKGAELIVAVGTHATLVEFLDKGRSGMASTFLTRLRVGGKLVDAKGVSRLYQHRISNLQLTLLSLAGLFAVIMAMWSTAAGQTVFGIIGARFDDFTSWIGALFGGV, from the coding sequence ATGAGAATCACTCTGCGCAGAACCACGTCCGACGCGACGGAGCCCGGGACCAGCGGCCCCGCCCGGGTCGACGCCCGCACCAAGGCGCTCACCAAGCGGCTCAAGCCCGGTGACGTCGCGGTCATCGACCACCTCGACATCGACCGGGTCGCGGCCGACGCCCTCGTCACCGCCAAGCCCCTCGCGGTGCTCAACGCCGCGAAGTCGATCTCGGGGCGCTACCCGAACCTCGGTCCGGAGATCCTGGTCGACGCCGGGATCATCCTGATCGACGACCTCGGCGGCGGCATCATGAGCATCTCCGACGGGCGCGTGCTGCGGCTCGAGGACGGCAAGGTGTACGCGGGCGAGGACCTGCTCGCCGAGGGGGTGCGGCAGACCCCCGAGACCATCGCGGTCAGCCTCGACGAGGCCCGTGCCGGGCTCTCGGAGGAGATCGAGCGGTTCGCCGAGAACACCATGGACTACATGCGACGCGAGCGCGAGCTCCTGCTCGACGGCGTGGGCGTGCCTGACATCCGGACCGTGATCGAGGGTCGCCAGGTCCTCATCGTGGTGCGCGGCTACCACTACCGCGAGGACCTCGCGACGCTGCGCCCCTACATCAAGGAGTACCGCCCCCTGCTCATCGGGGTCGACGGCGGTGCGGACGCGATCCTCGACGCGGGCTGGAAGCCCGACATGATCGTGGGCGACATGGACTCGGTCTCGGACCGCGCGCTCTCGTGCGGTGCCGAGATCGTGGTGCACGCCTACCGTGACGGCAAGGCTCCGGGGCTCGAACGGGTCCAGGCGCTCGGCGTCGAGCCGGTGGTCTTCCCGGCGACGGGCACGAGCGAGGACATCGCGATGCTCATGGCCGACGACAAGGGCGCCGAGCTCATCGTCGCGGTGGGCACCCACGCGACGCTCGTCGAGTTCCTCGACAAGGGACGCTCGGGCATGGCCAGCACGTTCCTCACGCGCCTGCGCGTGGGCGGCAAGCTGGTCGACGCCAAGGGCGTCTCACGCCTCTACCAGCACCGGATCTCCAACCTGCAGCTCACCCTGCTCTCGCTCGCCGGACTGTTCGCCGTGATCATGGCGATGTGGTCCACGGCCGCTGGGCAGACGGTCTTCGGCATCATCGGCGCGCGCTTCGACGACTTCACGTCGTGGATCGGCGCACTGTTCGGGGGCGTATGA
- a CDS encoding glycoside hydrolase family 3 N-terminal domain-containing protein, translating into MSDRLPYQDPTLPVPERVADLVGRMTLEEKVGQMMQLNAADGVERLVTEVHVGSILHTSPENVLRAHELAATTRLRIPLLIAEDAIHGHSFWEGATIYPTQLGMAATWSPDLLEQVGRATAVEVAATGNHWTFSPVLCITRDLRWGRVSETFGEDPFLIGELASAMVRGYQGDGLDDPTAILATAKHFAGYSETQGGRDASEADISRRKLRSWFLPPFERVAREGCRTFMLGYQSMDGVPVTINDWLLSEVLRGEWGYTGTLVTDWDNVGRMVWEQHIQPDHTHAAAAAVRAGNDMVMTTPQFFEGAQDAVRQGMLAESDLDAAVARILTLKFELGLFEDPRRPDAARQAEVIGSAQHAALNLEVARRSLVLLTNDGTLPLDGGYVAGPDARAVPADDDADRPVRRIAVVGPNADDPDTQLGDWAGRSGQADWLPDGHPREMTQTVLDGFRDHVPAGWSVTHARGADILTLVPDPDGAFFPDGQPRPQVVLPAEPDAALIAEAVAAAHDADYVVAVVGDRIELVGEGRSTATLDLVGAQVALLDALAATGTPLVVVVVASKPLVLPPSARSAAAIVWAANPGMRGGRAVAELVLGLIEPSGRLPLSFAEHVGQLPVYYNQLPGQHGTRYADLTQRPPFAFGEGLSYTTLEYAALTVLDTALGLDDTVRAQVTVTNTGTRPARETVQVYVRDTVTSVTWAEKELKTYRQVDLSPGESRIVELEVPVADCTLVDAQGHRVVEPGAFELLVGPSSRDESLLVAGFTVTA; encoded by the coding sequence ATGTCCGACCGCCTGCCCTACCAGGACCCGACCCTCCCGGTCCCCGAGCGCGTCGCCGACCTCGTCGGCCGCATGACGCTCGAGGAGAAGGTCGGTCAGATGATGCAGCTCAACGCGGCGGACGGCGTCGAACGGCTCGTGACCGAGGTCCACGTCGGCTCGATCCTGCACACCTCCCCCGAGAACGTCCTGCGCGCCCACGAGCTCGCCGCCACGACCCGTCTCCGGATCCCCCTGCTCATCGCCGAGGACGCCATCCACGGGCACTCCTTCTGGGAGGGCGCGACCATCTACCCGACCCAGCTCGGCATGGCCGCCACCTGGAGCCCCGACCTGCTCGAGCAGGTCGGGCGCGCCACCGCGGTCGAGGTCGCCGCCACGGGCAACCACTGGACCTTCTCGCCCGTCCTGTGTATCACGCGCGACCTGCGCTGGGGCCGGGTCAGCGAGACGTTCGGCGAGGACCCCTTCCTCATCGGTGAGCTCGCGTCCGCGATGGTGCGCGGCTACCAGGGCGACGGGCTCGACGACCCCACCGCGATCCTCGCGACCGCCAAGCACTTCGCCGGGTACTCCGAGACCCAGGGCGGACGCGACGCGAGCGAGGCGGACATCTCCCGCCGCAAGCTGCGCTCGTGGTTCCTGCCGCCGTTCGAGCGGGTCGCCCGCGAGGGCTGCCGGACGTTCATGCTGGGCTACCAGTCGATGGACGGCGTGCCGGTCACCATCAACGACTGGCTCCTGAGCGAGGTGCTGCGCGGCGAGTGGGGCTACACCGGCACGCTCGTCACCGACTGGGACAACGTGGGCCGCATGGTCTGGGAGCAGCACATCCAGCCCGACCACACGCACGCCGCGGCCGCCGCGGTGCGGGCCGGGAACGACATGGTCATGACGACCCCGCAGTTCTTCGAGGGAGCCCAGGACGCCGTCCGCCAGGGCATGCTCGCCGAGAGCGACCTCGACGCCGCCGTCGCGCGCATCCTCACCCTGAAGTTCGAGCTCGGCCTGTTCGAGGACCCCCGGCGCCCCGACGCCGCCCGCCAGGCCGAGGTCATCGGGTCCGCGCAGCACGCCGCCCTCAACCTCGAGGTCGCCCGCCGTTCGCTCGTCCTGCTCACCAACGACGGCACGCTTCCCCTCGACGGCGGGTACGTGGCCGGGCCGGACGCTCGCGCGGTGCCGGCCGACGACGACGCGGACCGCCCCGTGCGCCGGATCGCGGTCGTCGGCCCCAACGCGGACGACCCGGACACCCAGCTCGGCGACTGGGCCGGGCGTTCGGGCCAGGCCGACTGGCTGCCCGACGGGCACCCGCGCGAGATGACGCAGACCGTGCTCGACGGCTTCCGGGACCACGTCCCCGCCGGGTGGTCCGTCACGCACGCGCGCGGCGCCGACATCCTCACGCTCGTCCCGGACCCCGACGGTGCGTTCTTCCCCGACGGCCAGCCCCGCCCCCAGGTCGTGCTGCCCGCCGAGCCCGACGCGGCCCTGATCGCCGAGGCGGTCGCGGCCGCGCACGACGCCGACTACGTCGTGGCCGTCGTCGGGGACCGGATCGAGCTCGTGGGCGAAGGCAGGTCCACCGCGACGCTCGACCTCGTGGGCGCCCAGGTCGCGCTCCTCGACGCGCTCGCCGCGACCGGTACCCCGCTGGTCGTCGTGGTCGTCGCGTCCAAGCCGCTCGTCCTGCCGCCCTCGGCCCGCTCGGCGGCGGCGATCGTGTGGGCCGCCAACCCCGGGATGCGCGGCGGGCGTGCGGTCGCGGAGCTCGTGCTCGGACTGATCGAACCCTCGGGGCGCCTGCCCCTGTCCTTCGCGGAGCACGTCGGGCAGCTCCCCGTCTACTACAACCAGCTTCCCGGCCAGCACGGGACCCGCTACGCAGACCTCACCCAGCGGCCGCCCTTCGCGTTCGGCGAGGGCCTGAGCTACACGACGCTCGAGTACGCGGCGCTCACCGTCCTCGACACCGCGCTGGGGCTCGACGACACCGTCCGGGCCCAGGTCACGGTCACCAACACGGGCACCCGGCCGGCCCGCGAGACCGTGCAGGTCTACGTCCGCGACACCGTCACCTCCGTCACGTGGGCCGAGAAGGAGCTCAAGACCTACCGGCAGGTCGACCTGTCCCCCGGCGAGTCGCGGATCGTCGAGCTCGAGGTCCCCGTCGCGGACTGCACGCTCGTCGACGCCCAGGGGCACCGCGTCGTCGAGCCCGGCGCGTTCGAGCTGCTCGTCGGGCCGTCCTCGCGCGACGAGTCCCTGCTCGTGGCGGGCTTCACCGTCACGGCCTGA
- the murJ gene encoding murein biosynthesis integral membrane protein MurJ, with protein MSEDVTPGPETAPAPRPARGSRLRAGTQTLAGAALMITVVTIASRLVGFARSLVMASAVGTEGIGTAYTSANILPNVLFEVAAGGALAGAVVPLLAGPIARGARVDVSKIASALLGWTLLVLVPLGALLAALAYPIAYVLMAKHPDLVDVTALFVRVFALQIPMYGFAVILGGILQAHKRFFWQAFAPLVSSLVVIGVYLVFAGMADGDQNDVAALSSSAIAWLGWGTTLGVAALALPLVVPVARTGTRLRPTLRFPGGEGVRARNLAFAGVGALVAQQVSVLAAMYAANTFGPEATFPTYFYAQQVYLLPYAVLAFPLATSAFPRLAEHVAQGSHELFDRLLASTTRTLLLVSGVGVAALVAASAAVESVFAVVADGSVEGLGVATAAMAPGIVGFALILHLSRALYVLDRQRAAVVATASGWGVVAVLAVVGPAVLGEGAQVRVLALLGLATAVGMSVAGLLLLLAVRRHAGPEAVRGVPRTLAVLVVGVALGGAAGRGLSAVLLPDDAHVVAALAVGIGVAVLAALVVVGLTLVADRSSVVGLARRGRGTAPADARPDA; from the coding sequence TTGAGCGAGGACGTGACGCCGGGCCCGGAGACCGCGCCCGCGCCACGCCCCGCACGCGGCTCCCGGCTGCGTGCGGGCACGCAGACGCTCGCGGGCGCGGCGCTCATGATCACGGTCGTGACGATCGCGAGCCGCCTGGTGGGCTTCGCCCGCTCGCTCGTCATGGCGTCGGCGGTGGGTACCGAGGGCATCGGGACGGCGTACACGTCGGCCAACATCCTGCCGAACGTCCTGTTCGAGGTAGCGGCCGGCGGCGCGCTGGCCGGCGCGGTGGTCCCGCTGCTCGCAGGCCCTATCGCGCGCGGGGCCCGCGTCGACGTCTCGAAGATCGCCTCGGCGCTGCTCGGCTGGACCCTCCTGGTCCTGGTGCCGCTGGGCGCCCTCCTCGCCGCGCTGGCGTACCCCATCGCCTACGTGCTGATGGCCAAGCATCCCGACCTGGTCGACGTCACGGCGCTCTTCGTGCGCGTCTTCGCGCTGCAGATCCCGATGTACGGGTTCGCGGTGATCCTCGGCGGGATCCTCCAGGCGCACAAGCGCTTCTTCTGGCAAGCCTTCGCACCGCTCGTCTCGAGCCTCGTGGTCATCGGGGTCTACCTGGTGTTCGCGGGCATGGCGGACGGGGACCAGAACGACGTCGCAGCGCTGTCGTCGAGCGCGATCGCGTGGCTCGGCTGGGGGACGACGCTCGGGGTCGCGGCGCTGGCCCTGCCCCTCGTCGTGCCCGTCGCGCGCACCGGGACCCGGTTGCGCCCGACGCTGCGCTTCCCCGGGGGTGAGGGGGTCCGGGCGCGCAACCTCGCGTTCGCGGGGGTGGGCGCGCTCGTCGCGCAGCAGGTCTCGGTGCTCGCGGCCATGTACGCCGCGAACACCTTCGGACCCGAGGCGACGTTCCCGACGTACTTCTACGCGCAGCAGGTCTACCTGCTGCCGTACGCCGTGCTCGCGTTCCCGCTCGCGACGAGCGCGTTCCCGCGGCTCGCGGAGCACGTGGCCCAGGGGAGCCACGAGCTCTTCGACAGGCTGCTGGCGTCGACGACCCGGACACTGCTCCTGGTGTCGGGGGTGGGCGTGGCGGCGCTCGTGGCGGCCTCGGCCGCGGTCGAGTCGGTCTTCGCCGTCGTCGCCGACGGGTCCGTCGAGGGCCTGGGCGTGGCCACGGCCGCCATGGCGCCGGGCATCGTGGGCTTCGCCCTGATCCTGCACCTGTCGCGCGCGCTCTACGTCCTGGACCGGCAGCGCGCGGCGGTCGTCGCGACGGCGTCCGGGTGGGGCGTCGTCGCCGTGCTGGCGGTCGTGGGTCCCGCGGTGCTCGGGGAGGGCGCCCAGGTGAGGGTGCTGGCGCTCCTCGGCCTCGCGACCGCGGTGGGCATGAGCGTCGCGGGCCTCCTGCTCCTGCTCGCGGTGCGACGCCACGCGGGCCCCGAGGCGGTGCGCGGCGTGCCTCGCACGCTGGCCGTGCTGGTCGTGGGCGTGGCGCTCGGCGGTGCGGCAGGCCGGGGACTCAGCGCGGTCCTCCTGCCCGACGACGCGCACGTCGTGGCGGCGCTCGCCGTGGGCATCGGGGTCGCCGTCCTGGCGGCCCTCGTCGTGGTCGGGCTGACGTTGGTCGCGGACAGGTCGTCGGTCGTCGGGCTGGCGCGTCGCGGGCGGGGCACGGCACCCGCCGACGCGCGCCCGGACGCCTGA
- a CDS encoding NUDIX domain-containing protein, whose product MTARPLADVPVSRDVGEARVLHAGRIFDLRSESVDLGEGGVVTREFVDHPGAVAIIVLDEDERVLLLHQYRHPVRRELWEPPAGLLDVDGEDAQAAAARELLEEADLRAARWDVLADYFTSPGGSNEALRVFLARDLSPVPEAERHEREAEELGMELRWVPLDEAVSAVLAGDLHNPSAVVGILAAAAARATGWSALRPADSPWPERRGGDPRG is encoded by the coding sequence GTGACGGCCCGCCCGCTCGCCGACGTCCCGGTCTCCCGGGACGTCGGCGAGGCGCGTGTCCTGCACGCGGGTCGCATCTTCGACCTGCGCTCGGAGTCGGTCGACCTGGGTGAGGGCGGCGTGGTGACACGCGAGTTCGTCGACCACCCCGGTGCGGTCGCGATCATCGTCCTCGACGAGGATGAGCGGGTCCTGCTGCTGCACCAGTACCGGCACCCGGTGCGACGCGAGCTGTGGGAGCCGCCGGCGGGCCTGCTCGACGTCGACGGGGAGGACGCGCAGGCCGCGGCCGCGCGCGAGCTGCTCGAGGAGGCGGACCTGCGCGCCGCGCGCTGGGACGTCCTCGCGGACTACTTCACGTCCCCGGGTGGCAGCAACGAGGCCCTGCGCGTGTTCCTCGCGCGCGACCTGTCGCCGGTTCCCGAGGCCGAGCGCCATGAGCGCGAGGCCGAGGAGCTGGGCATGGAGCTGCGCTGGGTCCCGCTCGACGAGGCGGTGTCCGCGGTCCTGGCCGGGGATCTGCACAACCCGTCGGCCGTCGTCGGGATCCTGGCGGCTGCCGCGGCGCGCGCGACCGGCTGGTCCGCACTGCGCCCGGCCGACAGCCCGTGGCCCGAGCGGCGCGGGGGAGACCCGCGCGGCTGA
- a CDS encoding TetR/AcrR family transcriptional regulator, whose protein sequence is MARDGVYAKGRLRREEILDVALEVFADEGYRGTSLRTIAARCGLTVAGVMHYFDSREDLLTQVIVRRDQTGRPIYHDAPRTLAENVRGNAERPGLVELFVSLTAAARDPEHPAREVLAGRYEGLRATLGEDVRARQEAGEIPAHLDPEALARLIIAVTDGAQLQWMVDDGATLEGPLGTLLYDVLGLARP, encoded by the coding sequence GTGGCGAGGGACGGGGTGTACGCGAAGGGGCGGCTGCGGCGTGAGGAGATCCTCGACGTCGCGCTCGAGGTCTTCGCCGACGAGGGGTACCGCGGGACGAGCCTGCGGACGATCGCCGCGCGCTGCGGTCTGACGGTCGCGGGGGTCATGCACTACTTCGACTCGCGCGAGGACCTGCTCACGCAGGTGATCGTCCGACGGGACCAGACCGGTCGCCCGATCTACCACGACGCACCCCGCACGCTCGCCGAGAACGTCCGGGGCAACGCCGAGCGCCCGGGGCTGGTCGAGCTGTTCGTGTCCCTGACGGCAGCGGCCCGCGACCCCGAGCACCCGGCGCGCGAGGTCCTGGCCGGGCGGTACGAGGGACTGCGGGCGACGCTGGGCGAGGACGTGCGCGCACGACAGGAGGCGGGCGAGATCCCCGCGCACCTGGACCCCGAGGCGCTGGCCCGCCTGATCATCGCGGTGACGGACGGGGCTCAGCTCCAGTGGATGGTCGACGACGGTGCGACCTTGGAGGGACCGCTCGGCACGCTGCTGTACGACGTGCTGGGCCTCGCTCGCCCGTAG
- a CDS encoding CTP synthase, with protein sequence MADHLNRPQALGGGRSDHSTRHIFVTGGVASSLGKGLTASSLGRLLRSRGLSVTMQKLDPYLNVDPGTMNPFQHGEVFVTEDGAETDLDIGHYERFLDVELPASSNVTTGQVYSQVIAKERRGEYLGDTVQVIPHITDEIKSRMRAQAGEGVDVIITEIGGTVGDIESQPFLEAARQVRHELGRDDVFFLHVSLVPYIGPSGELKTKPTQHSVAALRSIGIQPDAIVLRADRVVPEPVKRKIALMCDVDNEAVVNAIDAPSIYDIPRVLHSEGLDAYVVRRLGLAFRDVDWDGWSQLLERVHQPEHQVEVALVGKYIDLPDAYLSVTEALRAGGFANDAKVTIRWVPSDDCQTPEGAADALGGADAILVPGGFGVRGIEGKLGALRWARENKVPTLGICLGLQSMVIEYARNVLGIEDASSSEFDPESKNPVVATMEEQLAIVDGAGDLGGTMRLGSYEAALRPGSVVAKTYGAKSVTERHRHRYEVNNAYRAQLEEAGLVISGTSPDSSLVEFVELPADVHPYYVSTQAHPEFKSRPTRAHPLFSGLVAAALEARTA encoded by the coding sequence GTGGCAGATCACCTGAACAGACCCCAAGCCCTCGGCGGCGGCCGCTCGGACCACAGCACCCGGCACATCTTCGTGACCGGCGGCGTGGCCTCTTCTCTCGGCAAGGGGCTGACGGCCTCGAGCCTGGGTCGCTTGCTCCGATCCCGTGGCCTGAGCGTCACGATGCAGAAGCTCGACCCCTACCTCAACGTCGACCCCGGGACCATGAACCCGTTCCAGCACGGTGAGGTCTTCGTGACCGAGGACGGTGCCGAGACGGACCTCGACATCGGGCACTACGAGCGCTTCCTCGACGTGGAGCTCCCGGCCTCGTCCAACGTGACGACCGGCCAGGTCTACTCGCAGGTCATCGCCAAGGAGCGTCGCGGCGAGTACCTCGGCGACACGGTGCAGGTCATCCCGCACATCACCGACGAGATCAAGTCGCGCATGCGCGCCCAGGCGGGCGAGGGCGTGGACGTGATCATCACGGAGATCGGCGGCACGGTCGGCGACATCGAGTCCCAGCCCTTCCTCGAGGCGGCCCGCCAGGTCCGGCACGAGCTCGGCCGCGACGACGTCTTCTTCCTGCACGTCTCCCTCGTGCCGTACATCGGCCCCTCGGGCGAGCTCAAGACGAAGCCGACGCAGCACTCGGTCGCAGCCCTGCGCTCGATCGGCATCCAGCCGGACGCGATCGTCCTGCGTGCGGACCGCGTGGTCCCCGAGCCCGTCAAGCGCAAGATCGCGCTCATGTGCGACGTGGACAACGAGGCCGTGGTCAACGCGATCGACGCGCCGAGCATCTACGACATCCCGCGCGTGCTGCACTCGGAGGGCCTCGACGCGTACGTCGTGCGCCGTCTGGGTCTGGCGTTCCGCGACGTGGACTGGGACGGGTGGTCGCAGCTCCTCGAGCGCGTGCACCAGCCCGAGCACCAGGTCGAGGTCGCGCTCGTGGGCAAGTACATCGACCTGCCGGACGCGTACCTGTCCGTGACCGAGGCCCTGCGTGCGGGCGGTTTCGCCAACGACGCCAAGGTCACGATCCGCTGGGTCCCCTCGGACGACTGCCAGACGCCCGAGGGCGCCGCGGACGCGCTCGGCGGGGCCGACGCGATCCTGGTCCCGGGCGGCTTCGGGGTGCGCGGCATCGAGGGCAAGCTCGGCGCGCTGCGCTGGGCGCGGGAGAACAAGGTGCCGACGCTCGGCATCTGCCTGGGTCTGCAGTCGATGGTCATCGAGTACGCGCGCAACGTGCTGGGCATCGAGGACGCGTCGTCGAGCGAGTTCGACCCGGAGAGCAAGAACCCGGTCGTCGCCACGATGGAGGAGCAGCTCGCGATCGTCGACGGTGCGGGCGACCTGGGTGGCACCATGCGCCTGGGCTCGTACGAGGCCGCGCTGCGCCCCGGTTCCGTGGTCGCGAAGACCTACGGCGCCAAGTCGGTCACGGAGCGTCACCGTCACCGCTACGAGGTCAACAACGCCTACCGCGCGCAGCTCGAGGAGGCCGGCCTGGTCATCTCGGGGACGTCGCCCGACTCCTCGCTCGTGGAGTTCGTCGAGCTCCCTGCGGACGTGCACCCGTACTACGTGAGCACGCAGGCGCACCCCGAGTTCAAGAGCCGTCCGACGCGCGCCCACCCGCTGTTCTCGGGTCTGGTCGCGGCGGCGCTCGAGGCTCGGACGGCCTGA
- a CDS encoding sugar O-acetyltransferase, protein MTTEQYRTVRARMNTGEPYVDFGDGLEHLEAERTAGKELAYDFNRSRPSQVAERSRILGELFGSIGEGVWIEPPLSVSYGSHVHLGDHVYANFDLVLVDDGDIHVGDRVLFAPHVTITTAGHPLSPEARRGGAQFSLPVRIEDDVWIGSNVVILPGVTIGAGSVIGAGSVVTRDVPPRVVALGSPCRVVRPVDDQDRAELAAGRPVA, encoded by the coding sequence ATGACCACCGAGCAGTACCGCACCGTCCGTGCCCGCATGAACACGGGCGAGCCCTACGTGGACTTCGGGGACGGCCTCGAGCACCTCGAGGCCGAGCGGACCGCGGGCAAGGAGCTCGCGTACGACTTCAACCGCTCGCGCCCGAGCCAGGTCGCCGAACGTTCCCGGATCCTGGGCGAGCTGTTCGGGTCGATCGGCGAGGGGGTCTGGATCGAGCCCCCGCTGAGCGTGTCCTACGGCTCGCACGTGCACCTCGGGGACCACGTCTACGCCAACTTCGACCTGGTCCTCGTCGACGACGGCGACATCCACGTCGGCGACCGCGTCCTGTTCGCCCCGCACGTCACGATCACCACGGCCGGACACCCCCTCTCGCCCGAGGCTCGTCGGGGAGGCGCCCAGTTCTCGCTGCCCGTGCGCATCGAGGACGACGTGTGGATCGGCTCGAACGTGGTGATCCTCCCGGGCGTCACGATCGGCGCGGGTTCGGTCATCGGCGCGGGCAGCGTCGTGACGCGCGACGTCCCGCCGCGCGTGGTCGCGCTCGGTTCGCCGTGCCGTGTGGTGCGTCCGGTCGACGACCAGGACCGTGCGGAGCTCGCGGCAGGTCGTCCGGTCGCCTGA